One genomic segment of Bifidobacterium breve DSM 20213 = JCM 1192 includes these proteins:
- a CDS encoding ABC transporter ATP-binding protein yields the protein MSKDPNVPIIELKDVEVVFTTRAGSILHPNKVKAVNKVNLRLMPGKTIGIVGESGCGKSTTANVMCGLQQATSGQVLFKGQDVTHRTAKERMEIGRVVSVVFQDPATALNARMSVIDQLIDPLVVHKLGDKASRDKHAHELLRMVGLPESALYALPGQLSGGQRQRVAIARALSLNPDAIIADEPTSALDVSVRAQILNLLSDLKKSLGLSLVFISHDIQTVRYVSDEIVVMNHGTIVERGAAYDVLNNPQDSYTKLLLGAAPSLLHPTAEECR from the coding sequence ATGAGCAAGGATCCGAACGTGCCGATCATCGAGCTCAAGGACGTCGAGGTGGTCTTCACCACCCGAGCCGGCTCAATTCTGCATCCAAACAAGGTCAAGGCGGTCAACAAGGTGAATCTGCGCCTGATGCCGGGCAAGACCATCGGCATCGTTGGTGAGTCCGGCTGCGGCAAGTCCACTACGGCCAACGTGATGTGCGGCCTGCAGCAGGCCACCTCCGGCCAGGTGCTGTTCAAGGGCCAGGACGTGACCCACCGCACCGCCAAGGAGCGCATGGAGATCGGTCGCGTGGTGTCCGTGGTCTTCCAGGACCCGGCCACCGCGCTGAATGCCCGCATGAGCGTCATCGACCAGCTCATCGACCCGCTCGTCGTGCACAAGCTCGGCGACAAGGCGAGCCGAGACAAGCACGCCCACGAATTGCTGCGGATGGTGGGATTGCCGGAGTCCGCTCTGTACGCATTGCCGGGCCAGCTCTCCGGCGGCCAGCGTCAGCGCGTCGCCATCGCCCGCGCCCTGTCGCTCAATCCGGATGCGATCATCGCCGACGAGCCGACCTCCGCGCTGGACGTGTCCGTGCGCGCGCAGATCCTCAACCTGTTGTCGGATCTCAAGAAGTCGCTGGGTTTGTCCTTGGTGTTCATCAGCCATGACATCCAGACCGTCCGCTATGTGTCCGACGAAATCGTGGTGATGAACCACGGAACCATTGTGGAGCGCGGAGCGGCTTACGACGTGCTGAACAATCCGCAGGATTCGTACACCAAGCTGCTGCTGGGCGCCGCGCCCTCGCTGCTGCACCCGACCGCGGAGGAATGTCGGTAA
- a CDS encoding dipeptide/oligopeptide/nickel ABC transporter permease/ATP-binding protein, giving the protein MLFGKPKVVDAVSRPGVKFNRFSKMTIGSRLALLFIALLVVVAVAAPVISPEDPLAITVSYQSPTAEHLFGTDNVGRDVMTRVFYGARYSLVIGLLSILFALVLGALIGAIAAVARTWISEIIMRVIDVFMSVPGIALAAVFVSILGQSMFGIIAAIGILYVPQIARIVRANIISEYGKDYVRAVIVSGARAPWILYKHVMRNIAAPVMVFTTLCVADAIVFEASLSFINLGIPEPTPTWGNILSSAKEGVIFGYWWQALFPGLMIMITVLCLNILSEGITDAMVAAPTAPIKETDEDKEAKREEDRLLVDPVAAYAAQHESLEESLAKLREAEMKRTDRFEPKSTEPPVIEVKDLCIKFPRHGDVNVVDHVSFSVRPGETMGLVGESGCGKSITSLAIMGLLDPKAEISGEILFDGKNLVGMDPKEHNALRGHEIAMIYQDALSSLNPSMLIKAQMKQLTSRGGTRSAEELLKLVGLDPERTLESYPHELSGGQRQRVLIAMALTRDPKLVVADEPTTALDVTVQKQVIDLLNELREKLGFAMIFVSHDLALVAKVAHSITVMYAGQVVEQGSTKEILTDPRHEYTRGLLGAVTSIEAGAGRLHQVPGTVPSPADFPKGDRFAPRSSHPTVGLNTRPIFKQVPGTYHFYAALPDDADVTPAVDAPTAISKEGGAR; this is encoded by the coding sequence ATGCTGTTTGGCAAACCCAAAGTCGTGGACGCGGTGTCGCGTCCCGGAGTGAAATTCAACCGTTTCAGCAAAATGACCATTGGATCCAGGCTCGCGTTGCTGTTTATCGCGCTGCTGGTCGTCGTGGCCGTCGCCGCGCCGGTGATCTCGCCGGAGGATCCTCTCGCCATTACCGTGAGCTATCAGTCTCCGACCGCCGAGCACCTGTTCGGCACCGATAACGTTGGGCGCGACGTGATGACCCGCGTGTTCTACGGCGCACGGTATTCGCTCGTCATCGGCCTGCTGTCCATCCTGTTCGCCTTGGTGCTGGGTGCGCTCATCGGCGCGATCGCGGCCGTGGCCCGCACGTGGATCTCGGAAATCATCATGCGCGTCATCGACGTGTTCATGTCCGTGCCGGGCATCGCCCTCGCCGCCGTGTTCGTCTCGATTCTCGGCCAGTCCATGTTCGGCATCATCGCAGCCATCGGCATCCTGTACGTGCCGCAGATCGCCCGCATCGTGCGCGCGAACATCATCAGCGAGTACGGCAAGGACTACGTGCGCGCGGTCATCGTCTCCGGCGCCCGCGCCCCGTGGATTCTCTACAAGCATGTGATGCGCAACATAGCCGCCCCGGTTATGGTGTTCACCACACTGTGCGTCGCCGACGCGATCGTGTTCGAGGCGTCCCTGTCCTTCATTAATCTGGGCATTCCGGAGCCGACCCCGACGTGGGGCAACATCCTGTCCTCCGCCAAGGAAGGCGTGATCTTCGGCTACTGGTGGCAGGCGCTGTTCCCGGGCCTGATGATCATGATCACCGTGCTGTGCCTCAACATCCTGTCCGAGGGCATCACCGACGCCATGGTGGCCGCTCCGACCGCGCCGATCAAGGAAACCGACGAAGACAAGGAAGCCAAGCGTGAGGAGGATCGTCTGCTCGTCGATCCTGTCGCCGCCTACGCCGCCCAGCACGAGAGCCTGGAGGAATCCCTTGCCAAGCTGCGCGAGGCCGAAATGAAGCGCACCGACCGCTTCGAGCCCAAGAGCACCGAGCCGCCGGTCATCGAGGTCAAGGATTTGTGCATCAAGTTCCCGCGCCACGGCGACGTGAACGTGGTGGATCACGTGAGCTTCTCTGTGCGTCCCGGCGAGACCATGGGCCTCGTGGGCGAGTCCGGCTGCGGCAAGTCCATCACCTCGCTGGCCATCATGGGCCTGCTAGACCCGAAGGCCGAGATCAGCGGCGAGATCCTGTTCGACGGCAAGAACCTCGTCGGCATGGATCCCAAGGAGCACAACGCCCTACGCGGCCACGAGATTGCCATGATCTATCAGGACGCTCTCTCCTCGCTCAACCCGTCCATGCTCATCAAGGCGCAGATGAAGCAGCTCACCTCCCGCGGCGGCACCCGCAGCGCCGAGGAACTGCTCAAGCTCGTGGGCCTCGATCCGGAGCGCACGCTGGAGTCCTACCCGCACGAGCTGTCCGGCGGCCAGCGCCAGCGCGTGCTCATCGCCATGGCCCTGACCCGCGACCCGAAGCTGGTCGTCGCCGACGAGCCCACCACCGCCCTCGACGTGACCGTGCAGAAGCAGGTCATCGACCTGCTCAACGAGCTGCGCGAGAAGCTCGGCTTCGCGATGATCTTCGTCTCCCACGACCTCGCCCTCGTGGCCAAGGTGGCGCACTCCATCACCGTCATGTACGCTGGCCAGGTCGTCGAGCAGGGCTCCACCAAGGAGATCCTCACCGACCCCCGCCACGAGTACACCCGCGGCCTGCTCGGTGCCGTCACCTCCATCGAGGCCGGCGCCGGAAGGCTCCACCAGGTGCCCGGCACCGTGCCGTCCCCGGCGGACTTCCCGAAGGGCGACCGCTTCGCGCCGCGCTCCAGCCATCCGACGGTGGGCCTTAACACCCGCCCGATCTTCAAGCAGGTGCCCGGCACGTACCACTTCTACGCGGCCCTGCCCGACGACGCGGACGTCACGCCCGCCGTTGACGCCCCGACAGCCATCAGCAAGGAAGGAGGTGCCCGATGA